From the genome of Kosmotoga arenicorallina S304, one region includes:
- a CDS encoding CBS domain-containing protein — protein MIEDRVDELLQKLQKYFSHITASEIMNKNVITLTPGRTLWQAKELMKIRKISGIPVVNEEKKLIGIVSIEDIIVALERNRIKEPIASHMTKRVVSLTPDEPLDSIISKFDRYHFGRFPVVDKDNRILGVISKKDIIRTILERFRLIYVHDERRSQILQKEAEWFDKSLITGDYVKKSYADFVFQINCTDIDLAGAGAAKLKAFLTKRGIDETLVRRVAIATYEAEVNVVIHSESEGSIYCWIEEDCIKVRVEDHGKGIENVEQAMKEGYSTATDHIRELGFGAGMGLPNMRRYSDKMVAMSEVGKGVVVEMIFCERG, from the coding sequence ATGATAGAAGATAGGGTAGATGAACTTCTGCAAAAGCTGCAGAAATATTTTTCCCATATAACCGCATCTGAAATCATGAACAAAAATGTGATCACCCTTACACCAGGACGCACTTTATGGCAGGCTAAAGAGTTGATGAAAATACGAAAGATTTCAGGTATTCCGGTTGTAAACGAAGAAAAAAAGCTAATTGGTATTGTTAGTATCGAGGATATAATAGTGGCTCTGGAAAGGAACCGAATTAAAGAACCTATAGCCAGCCACATGACAAAAAGGGTGGTAAGCTTAACTCCAGATGAACCCCTTGACTCAATCATTTCAAAATTTGACCGTTATCATTTTGGTAGGTTTCCCGTTGTAGATAAAGATAACAGAATTCTGGGGGTAATTTCCAAGAAAGACATTATAAGAACTATTCTCGAACGGTTTCGCTTGATTTACGTCCACGATGAGCGCCGCTCACAGATCCTTCAGAAAGAGGCGGAATGGTTCGATAAATCCCTGATCACAGGTGACTATGTAAAAAAGAGCTATGCGGATTTCGTTTTTCAGATAAATTGTACCGATATAGATCTCGCAGGTGCTGGCGCCGCAAAATTGAAGGCTTTTCTTACAAAGAGGGGAATTGATGAAACCCTTGTAAGACGCGTAGCAATAGCTACATATGAAGCGGAAGTCAATGTGGTGATACACAGTGAAAGTGAAGGCTCAATTTATTGCTGGATAGAAGAGGACTGTATCAAGGTGAGGGTCGAAGACCACGGAAAAGGAATTGAAAACGTGGAGCAGGCGATGAAAGAAGGATATTCAACAGCAACGGATCATATCAGAGAACTCGGTTTTGGTGCAGGGATGGGATTGCCTAATATGCGGAGATATTCTGACAAAATGGTTGCCATGTCCGAAGTGGGAAAAGGCGTTGTTGTTGAGATGATTTTTTGCGAGAGGGGGTAA
- a CDS encoding BamA/OMP85 family outer membrane protein: MKTTFRKPLFVLLFVLALVSVFAEPITIKKVSVTGNEVLSRGEILDMLSIPLKAPVERETLEASISSLLESGYFKDASYDFDEASGTLKLVLKEYPAVTIKFSYVGPKLIDTDTLEASALSFRNGYPMKPYNLIYEIPRTKEKLTATLQQEGYFEPFYEIDWETSQDKTKIINEEIEEPIEVRFIIRTYYLWDVELKGTFSQTFSETLKDVLTLKTFKSYHDKAAIMRLFDKKKDYVPKQEDIVNAVRALYSSYLLNREGPWDQKAVYQLMLLTLNNAFQSVKPASVPEGVEPSKTISFYVRPAEYLETPFNINGIFIKGNENLPELRILEASNLKEGQELSNEELALAVNSIYKLFQDNGYPFTSISTSVDEERGFLTFEIHEPKVREINVEFDGEQKTRDYLIQDKIVIEKGKTLNLDDYRNTYALLNSTNYFETVTINPVPVSKDALDITVMLKEKDRNGKFMGGGGWQNGINLNLDVGILNPFGYGQDIATKLTVNIPLKKNKQQEYDESLGATTTTTSSPTYNITLSYSLPKAGGSNWDLSTSAAFNYYGKTEITEQANASDATTTTISSKYAEVSFAFSPKYRISPASRIGFSTGFEFISKESSVSTETTSSSTSATVITGFDGLYLSVNYNYSTRDDLIRPNLGTELAANAYVRGLLGDYEQEFLGLRTEYKRFIKLGGKEEFTQPVTGPVIGIRLGAEQLLPFNNDEGVYEKYLLSPDYYIRVKTSSILGQKSYGITAGSLQIRFPISNGSIPVDITAFADAVFYRDTPNLADFIGEDSVIDFGLSLDISIPMIGVVRLGYGYNSYLHAKESEPYWGTFFFGFGPAF, from the coding sequence ATGAAAACGACTTTTAGAAAGCCCCTCTTCGTGCTTTTATTTGTTCTTGCATTGGTATCGGTGTTTGCTGAACCCATAACGATAAAAAAGGTATCTGTCACCGGAAATGAAGTTTTATCGCGGGGAGAAATCCTGGATATGCTTTCTATCCCCTTAAAGGCACCGGTTGAACGCGAAACCCTTGAAGCGTCTATTTCCAGCTTGCTTGAAAGCGGTTACTTCAAAGATGCCAGTTATGATTTTGATGAAGCCAGTGGAACATTAAAGCTTGTTTTGAAAGAATATCCGGCAGTAACAATTAAATTCAGCTATGTGGGTCCAAAACTCATCGATACAGATACCCTTGAAGCATCTGCTTTAAGCTTCAGAAACGGTTATCCAATGAAGCCCTATAATTTGATTTATGAAATACCCAGAACAAAAGAAAAACTCACGGCAACCTTGCAGCAGGAAGGATATTTTGAGCCATTCTACGAAATCGACTGGGAAACCTCACAGGACAAAACCAAAATCATAAATGAAGAAATAGAAGAGCCAATAGAGGTGCGGTTTATCATAAGGACTTATTATCTCTGGGACGTAGAATTGAAGGGCACTTTTTCACAGACTTTCAGTGAGACATTGAAAGATGTGCTGACTTTGAAGACTTTCAAATCATACCATGATAAAGCAGCTATCATGAGGCTCTTTGACAAGAAGAAGGATTATGTACCGAAGCAGGAAGATATTGTGAATGCGGTCAGAGCCCTTTATAGCTCTTATCTTTTGAACAGGGAAGGCCCCTGGGATCAAAAGGCTGTTTACCAGCTTATGTTGCTTACTTTGAACAATGCCTTTCAGAGCGTTAAACCAGCCAGTGTGCCGGAAGGTGTCGAGCCTTCTAAAACAATCAGCTTTTATGTAAGGCCCGCTGAATATTTAGAAACGCCTTTCAATATAAATGGGATTTTCATCAAGGGGAATGAAAACCTGCCCGAATTGCGTATTCTGGAGGCTTCAAACCTAAAGGAAGGGCAGGAGCTTTCCAATGAAGAGCTCGCTCTTGCTGTTAATTCTATTTATAAGCTCTTTCAGGATAACGGCTATCCCTTTACCTCAATATCTACTTCAGTAGATGAGGAGCGGGGCTTCTTGACCTTTGAGATTCACGAGCCAAAGGTGAGAGAGATTAATGTGGAGTTCGATGGAGAGCAGAAAACTCGCGATTACCTCATTCAAGATAAAATAGTCATCGAAAAGGGAAAAACGTTAAATTTAGATGATTACAGAAATACCTATGCCCTTTTGAACAGCACCAACTATTTTGAAACGGTTACCATAAACCCGGTCCCCGTCAGCAAGGATGCGCTTGATATAACCGTAATGCTTAAAGAAAAGGACAGAAACGGCAAGTTCATGGGGGGCGGTGGCTGGCAAAATGGTATAAACCTCAATCTCGATGTTGGTATATTGAACCCCTTTGGCTATGGTCAGGATATTGCCACCAAACTCACGGTTAACATACCGTTGAAGAAAAACAAGCAGCAAGAGTACGATGAAAGTCTTGGAGCTACAACCACGACCACCAGTTCTCCAACTTATAATATAACGCTGAGTTATTCACTCCCAAAAGCTGGAGGGTCAAACTGGGATTTATCGACCTCAGCAGCTTTTAATTATTATGGTAAAACGGAAATAACGGAACAGGCGAATGCAAGTGATGCTACCACAACCACCATCTCCTCAAAATATGCAGAGGTCAGCTTCGCTTTCTCACCTAAATATAGAATTTCTCCCGCCTCCAGGATCGGTTTTTCCACTGGCTTTGAATTCATTTCAAAGGAATCAAGTGTCTCAACGGAAACAACCTCCAGTTCTACAAGCGCAACCGTGATCACAGGTTTTGACGGTCTGTACCTTTCTGTTAACTACAATTACTCAACCAGGGATGACCTGATAAGACCTAATTTAGGAACAGAGCTCGCAGCAAATGCTTATGTGAGGGGTTTGCTCGGAGACTATGAGCAGGAATTTCTCGGACTCAGAACGGAATACAAGAGATTTATCAAGCTTGGAGGTAAAGAAGAATTCACTCAGCCAGTGACGGGCCCTGTTATCGGTATACGTTTGGGTGCTGAACAGCTCTTGCCCTTCAACAATGATGAAGGTGTTTATGAAAAATACCTTCTTTCACCAGATTACTATATAAGGGTAAAGACTTCATCAATTCTTGGCCAGAAGTCTTATGGCATAACAGCCGGATCACTTCAGATAAGATTCCCGATTAGCAATGGATCCATTCCTGTTGATATAACCGCCTTTGCCGATGCAGTATTTTATCGTGACACTCCGAATCTGGCGGATTTTATAGGTGAAGATAGCGTAATTGATTTCGGTTTGAGCCTGGATATATCGATTCCCATGATAGGGGTAGTGAGGTTGGGATATGGATACAATTCGTATCTCCACGCAAAGGAAAGCGAACCATATTGGGGAACTTTCTTCTTTGGTTTTGGACCTGCATTTTAA
- a CDS encoding PHP domain-containing protein, translating to MLRDFYVDFHIHSCLSPCAEITMTPAVIGKRLQEIGIDWISITDHNSAGNVRTFSKVLKSLGIEVIPGIEVHTVEDVHILGFFESIEAAEAYSSWLYKFIPDVKVDPEKFGYQLYVNEDDEFTAMEEKWLGQPTSLKLNKAIDSILEFGGIYVYSHIERKMGIVYQLGFVPGAKNNSEIVEISQKNTFDKFNDLQHMSVIHSSDAHSPQELKKVMRLKAKRRNFSEFKECLLNQKRVELLWD from the coding sequence GTGCTAAGAGATTTTTATGTGGATTTTCATATACACAGTTGCCTTTCTCCCTGTGCTGAAATCACCATGACTCCTGCTGTCATAGGAAAACGGCTTCAAGAAATAGGCATTGATTGGATTTCTATTACTGACCATAATTCAGCAGGTAATGTCAGAACATTTTCAAAGGTACTAAAAAGTTTGGGGATAGAAGTCATTCCAGGAATAGAAGTTCATACTGTTGAAGATGTTCATATTCTCGGGTTTTTCGAAAGCATAGAGGCAGCTGAGGCTTATTCAAGCTGGCTGTATAAGTTTATTCCAGATGTAAAAGTTGATCCAGAAAAATTTGGATATCAGCTGTATGTAAATGAAGATGATGAATTTACGGCGATGGAAGAAAAGTGGCTTGGCCAGCCCACCAGCCTGAAATTAAATAAGGCGATTGATTCCATTCTGGAATTTGGTGGCATTTATGTTTATTCACATATTGAAAGGAAAATGGGGATTGTTTATCAGCTGGGGTTTGTTCCCGGCGCAAAAAATAACAGTGAAATTGTTGAGATCTCTCAAAAAAATACCTTTGACAAATTTAATGATTTACAGCATATGAGTGTTATTCATTCATCGGATGCCCACTCTCCTCAGGAGTTGAAGAAAGTGATGCGACTTAAAGCGAAAAGGCGGAATTTCAGTGAATTCAAAGAATGCCTCCTAAATCAGAAAAGGGTGGAACTCTTATGGGATTGA
- a CDS encoding type I phosphomannose isomerase catalytic subunit gives MILRSEPVFSPRPWGNRKLNEIYAVDSIEPIGEVWLLSDIAGMRTPLKRDVEVHYPEEYNEVFCGSKAPRFPLLVKYISTTDWLSVQVHPDDETARMLEGEPWGKSECWYFTSNGKIAAGFKEKRLPEVIGPDTLNYFELEPGDFVGLPAGLVHALGPNSSLIEVQQASDITYRTYDWGRGRELHVEKARKAIKPELSPKIVRNMNERIEQGFFSITPAESVEGTGLAIVIEERPELFVVIDDSFSRQKPFLWITVEMGNLYV, from the coding sequence ATGATACTTCGTTCAGAACCCGTATTTTCGCCAAGACCATGGGGAAACAGGAAGTTGAACGAAATATACGCTGTCGATTCGATAGAACCAATTGGTGAAGTGTGGTTGCTTTCTGATATTGCAGGGATGAGAACGCCACTGAAAAGAGATGTTGAAGTACATTATCCAGAAGAATACAACGAAGTGTTTTGCGGAAGCAAGGCACCGAGATTTCCACTTTTGGTGAAATATATTTCAACTACAGACTGGCTTTCGGTGCAGGTTCATCCAGATGACGAAACTGCCAGAATGCTAGAAGGAGAACCCTGGGGTAAATCAGAATGCTGGTATTTTACTTCTAACGGAAAAATAGCGGCTGGCTTTAAGGAGAAAAGGCTTCCAGAGGTGATCGGGCCGGATACACTGAATTATTTCGAACTTGAACCCGGGGACTTTGTCGGATTGCCTGCGGGTCTTGTTCATGCTCTGGGACCGAATTCAAGCTTAATTGAGGTGCAACAGGCCTCGGATATTACGTATCGGACATATGACTGGGGACGGGGACGCGAATTGCATGTGGAAAAGGCGAGGAAGGCTATAAAACCAGAACTGTCACCAAAAATTGTGAGAAATATGAATGAAAGAATAGAACAGGGCTTTTTTAGCATTACACCCGCAGAAAGTGTAGAGGGTACAGGGCTTGCAATTGTTATTGAAGAAAGGCCGGAACTCTTCGTCGTAATTGATGACAGTTTTTCCCGGCAAAAACCCTTTCTGTGGATAACCGTGGAAATGGGGAATCTATATGTATAA
- the thyX gene encoding FAD-dependent thymidylate synthase, translating into MEIRVLDKGFVRLVEVFGDDFSAVQAARVSYGKGLTTTERDRKLIYYLMEHGHHSPFEHIIMKFHIKLPIFVMRQLVRHRIASINERSGRYTEFKEDWYVPDHIRTPDSKNKQGSVITSNEKLTGEAIDLIEMAIEKSFEAYNRLLEMGVARELARIVLPTSMYTECYWTINIRSLMNFLNLRADSHAQWEMQQYALAIAEIFERCCPLTYEAFLKYGYTGDLLKLQER; encoded by the coding sequence ATGGAGATTAGAGTTCTTGACAAAGGTTTTGTAAGGCTGGTGGAAGTCTTTGGAGATGACTTTTCAGCCGTTCAAGCGGCAAGGGTAAGTTACGGGAAAGGCCTTACCACCACTGAGAGAGATAGAAAGCTTATATATTATCTCATGGAACACGGCCATCATTCACCATTTGAGCACATAATAATGAAATTTCACATCAAGTTGCCAATATTTGTTATGCGGCAGCTTGTAAGGCACAGAATTGCATCCATAAACGAAAGAAGCGGACGCTATACGGAATTCAAAGAAGACTGGTATGTCCCTGATCATATAAGAACACCTGATTCTAAGAATAAGCAAGGTTCTGTTATTACCAGCAATGAAAAATTAACCGGTGAGGCAATTGATTTGATAGAGATGGCTATAGAGAAATCCTTTGAGGCTTACAACAGGCTTCTGGAAATGGGCGTTGCGAGAGAACTGGCAAGAATTGTCCTTCCCACATCGATGTACACTGAGTGTTACTGGACGATAAATATCAGAAGCCTTATGAATTTTCTCAATTTGAGAGCTGATTCTCATGCTCAATGGGAAATGCAACAATACGCTCTGGCTATTGCGGAGATTTTTGAAAGATGTTGCCCATTGACCTATGAGGCTTTTCTAAAATATGGCTATACCGGTGATCTCTTAAAGTTACAGGAGAGGTGA
- a CDS encoding tetratricopeptide repeat protein, whose protein sequence is MYKIILITFLLLAFCVLFAVDEDEAVKLLLSQDYIFEISSLEGVGATNIALKAIGYGLAYIETLEWNYKDRFFDYHDQLNIEELPEDFAYSTDIVETLVATSTVSSINLIDFDKTSNLSKAVALRIYFIDWMQTKDPNSGKVATKFAMELAEQYPESYYPYKVLFYYHSHSSFGSREVFEEYRKKVLPLNPDDAILASVVEGEYNLGMYEELLEDYQRMNIPDDLSHFFAAYANLKLGQVGTAEIILKNTSLSALPKQYASIAYEELGKISEDEGNIDSALFYYRKSIESNSSNRAAMVKLGLAYLKSDDRDKYTLARFYLEMSGMEEYNEEVASTLNYLRRKLVLGILFKQVLPLIAGVVFALIFVEYFFKRRRRKQEERIEKES, encoded by the coding sequence ATGTATAAAATAATATTGATTACCTTCCTTTTACTGGCTTTTTGTGTGTTATTTGCCGTTGATGAAGACGAAGCTGTGAAGCTCCTCCTATCCCAGGATTATATCTTCGAAATTTCCTCCCTGGAAGGGGTGGGGGCTACTAATATAGCTTTGAAAGCAATAGGCTACGGCCTGGCCTATATTGAAACGCTGGAATGGAATTATAAGGACAGATTTTTCGACTATCACGATCAACTGAACATCGAAGAACTTCCGGAAGATTTCGCATATTCAACTGATATTGTGGAAACACTTGTGGCCACTTCAACCGTGAGCAGTATTAACCTTATAGACTTTGACAAAACTTCCAATCTTTCAAAGGCTGTTGCACTCAGAATATATTTTATCGACTGGATGCAAACGAAAGACCCGAATTCAGGAAAAGTAGCAACAAAATTTGCAATGGAACTGGCTGAACAATATCCTGAATCTTATTATCCTTACAAAGTTCTTTTTTACTATCACTCTCATTCCAGTTTTGGATCCAGAGAGGTTTTTGAGGAGTATCGGAAAAAGGTGCTCCCATTGAATCCGGATGATGCTATCCTTGCAAGCGTTGTAGAGGGAGAATACAATCTCGGCATGTATGAAGAACTGCTGGAAGATTATCAGAGAATGAACATACCCGATGATCTTTCGCACTTTTTTGCCGCTTATGCGAACTTAAAGCTCGGACAGGTCGGGACTGCAGAGATTATTTTGAAAAACACATCTTTATCAGCTTTGCCCAAGCAATACGCTTCCATCGCTTATGAAGAGCTGGGAAAAATTTCAGAGGATGAAGGTAATATTGATTCCGCGCTATTCTATTACCGGAAATCCATTGAGAGCAATTCCAGCAATCGCGCGGCGATGGTTAAACTTGGTCTGGCCTATTTGAAATCGGATGACAGGGACAAATATACACTTGCACGTTTTTATCTGGAAATGAGCGGTATGGAAGAATATAATGAAGAGGTAGCATCCACTTTGAATTATTTAAGAAGAAAACTGGTGCTGGGAATTCTCTTCAAACAGGTGTTGCCTTTAATAGCAGGGGTGGTATTTGCCCTGATTTTCGTTGAATATTTTTTCAAAAGGCGACGAAGAAAGCAGGAAGAGCGTATAGAAAAAGAGAGTTGA
- a CDS encoding ATP-binding protein has product MGLRTISDHILDIYQNAVDSGASKIELHINEESGKRFFFKITDNGKGIDKEKMSEILDPFYTEKEKAKKFGLGLPFLKQAAEATGGNFKLSSMSGQGTEVSATFVLSHIDCQPVGDLAQTLVTVIQMSGDTYWTIRREKDQSGYEFSRSDFIKILGNDFAINAVKIKMVQELISGAEKALL; this is encoded by the coding sequence ATGGGATTGAGGACAATATCAGACCATATTCTGGATATTTACCAGAATGCTGTAGATTCTGGTGCAAGCAAAATCGAACTTCATATTAACGAAGAGAGTGGAAAACGCTTCTTTTTTAAGATAACAGACAACGGAAAAGGGATTGATAAGGAGAAAATGTCGGAGATTCTTGACCCTTTTTACACCGAAAAAGAAAAGGCTAAAAAATTCGGACTGGGTTTGCCCTTTCTCAAACAGGCAGCAGAAGCAACGGGCGGAAATTTCAAACTTTCATCAATGTCGGGGCAGGGAACAGAAGTTTCTGCAACTTTTGTGCTTTCTCACATTGATTGCCAGCCTGTTGGTGATCTCGCCCAGACCCTTGTTACAGTTATACAAATGAGCGGAGATACTTACTGGACCATTCGCAGGGAGAAAGACCAGTCAGGTTACGAGTTCTCACGTTCGGATTTTATCAAAATTCTAGGGAACGATTTTGCCATCAATGCAGTCAAAATAAAGATGGTTCAGGAATTGATTTCCGGAGCGGAAAAGGCCCTTTTATGA
- a CDS encoding iron-sulfur binding hydrogenase translates to MLLKELIDRCGFRIITASNLNEEIKDGYIGDLLSDVMGNAPADSIWLTVQSHVNILAVASITGIKAILLCNGLSYEEETIEKAKENDITLLETEKSSFHASLALFEAGLR, encoded by the coding sequence ATGCTCTTGAAAGAATTAATCGACAGATGTGGTTTTAGAATAATTACTGCAAGTAACCTGAACGAGGAAATTAAAGATGGGTATATCGGCGATCTTTTATCGGATGTAATGGGGAATGCGCCTGCTGATTCTATCTGGCTGACCGTGCAGTCTCATGTCAATATTCTGGCCGTGGCGAGCATAACAGGAATAAAAGCTATCCTTCTCTGTAACGGCTTGTCTTATGAAGAGGAAACAATTGAAAAGGCAAAAGAAAATGACATTACACTCCTTGAAACGGAAAAGAGCTCTTTCCATGCCTCTTTGGCTCTGTTTGAAGCGGGTTTGAGATAA